In Drosophila nasuta strain 15112-1781.00 chromosome 2R, ASM2355853v1, whole genome shotgun sequence, a single genomic region encodes these proteins:
- the LOC132787330 gene encoding uncharacterized protein LOC132787330 isoform X2, whose translation MSANSSNQKLQQMSTDADQLAKVTMTKTKNEEAGGGGGGEGGGQVSELTEMPRVCRCCCKRDMELLQIFDESTNHTTPTTAKQTQQQQHQLSSLSLRRRSKQQQRHEEEQQKRKCDNPVDYALSGAHSNMDTVLEEMIIWKLNISCNDGLPQEICRQCKAQFIMLAKFRRRCGRVQQILRGYAQQIAERQALNKDLDKDKETNKPPQNQTESQLERKRRLEEPQTVEKEASSPKIQRRLDSPQANRGTKQSTTTTTSRVSKSRSPCKRMNKPWRTKAARKQLSDTSSSSVSGPRLEAFTAVTTFASSTSSSSAPTTPDYLSDLSVNPCRGFANDDSSSIALSSCDGETSPPSNSKLQFPPKRALQRSQIVLRNRRRLSTPVKRAKRIVRKTPEKSKQLKIKPEADEPNAQDVGNKLEETPTSSTDESRAEESKATEIVNEEQIRKSEAINTAIKEQTKDETMPNEEMKSIAKETIEESDKLREENETETESGTNPEQKMEMEQAVQFEELTSSTEQTQPAVPSPECEVEVSLAANDEQQKSELIVSIPLEALDDELQHKLCNAEAEKGRVEEEGEGEAAVGKENGEIDDVNNNENVEHFCRSATADSFNAAVALETKQIEAEPDGGGGGGEGAGGVDDDMPTLERLVELQEKKVDEEIEQVVLSVPRITHSSMDFLAEFEKHCEKTLKEHQQKQQQQQQPAPLEPLQLEEAKQQMQVEMNDVESTLHGILNEMQDQHLYTPVCTPIDEFLTPADYAPLPETESAPPTPANASDLYEPATVQQQQQSQQQPQVKDGNLFDSSNFSNELIGFQNDMPCFENIESSPESMAAQQSLQLELTQLLNDLQPPTVINSSSSNNSPQQQHQQPQLQTQQQQLLPPAQLVPLETTSYDALYPAAPAATPVTAPISPLSDNSASKLQLIQMQPQEPLWQAQAAAAVAAAAAHQTTHLQWSTVGGLEAIKTLPSSNLDNTTTTYYINASDLYQQTNNLTSDSYALLDNNENYILEQQQQQQQQQQQQQPIMILIQQPELQPVASASNPQQAPLHITYASALGNELHGYQSPQHQQPQQQQQPHQQQQQQSSPPPPQRQQQLQLQQQVQNANQTVLGLPQLVAPPPPRGRPPMLKCRFCQNGPRFASSLEYSRHIIELHPAVAPFNCPHCPQSFAGRSKRNQHILSHHVVQQFHCGQCSQMFPAQRALDLHLQRFHMPLLADAGGDGVRLEEVQLQIATKEQQPSQALQTSPLLAALEQPSPSPSQPRRTRILCCPDCEDCTASVSSHQHRKEQPYEELSNLQTPPTVLTPPSTIASLPSPQPVCPTSHITLPSPEQSEPDSTTATLRHFRKRSVPTSAVSTPTTTTAATTMLMTAASPSPSSSPSSSTMENSASLQMSKLRGSHQCLVCDKRFTNIIALRKHQQLAHDSQTTMPWVCAICKRGYRKRTDMDNHMKSHEPKGRPYECNKCWVRFPEFKQLAMHKFTVHELIKPHTCDECGKQFGTESALKTHIKFHGAHMNTHLPLGVFLNDKTTAQLPNKLEHPGNEELLPLTPLSNVHSGGSISEDCPGSVEMVESSMAQSLEMIIDAP comes from the exons ATATCATGTAACGATGGATTACCCCAAGAGATTTGCCGACAATGCAAAGCACAGTTCATTATGCTGGCCAAGTTCCGACGGCGTTGTGGACGCGTGCAGCAGATACTTCGGGGATACGCTCAGCAGATTGCCGAGCGTCAGGCGTTGAACAAAGATCTCGATAAGGATAAGGAAACTAATAAGCCACCACAAAATCAGACTGAATCGCAATTAGAGCGCAAGCGTCGCTTAGAGGAACCGCAAACAGTTGAGAAGGAAGCTTCTTCACCCAAGATACAGCGACGTCTCGATTCTCCGCAAGCCAATCGTGGAACGAAGCAATCTACGACGACGACCACTTCGAGAGTCTCGAAGTCGCGTTCACCCTGCAAACGAATGAATAAACCCTGGCGAACGAAGGCAGCGCGAAAGCAACTATCGGACACAAGCTCTTCGAGTGTGTCTGGGCCACGTTTAGAAGCCTTCACAGCAGTCACAACATTCGCTTCCTCCACATCTTCCTCGTCGGCTCCGACAACTCCAGACTATCTCAGCGATTTGTCGGTGAATCCGTGTCGTGGTTTTGCCAACGACGACAGTTCCTCAATCGCATTGTCCAGCTGCGATGGTGAAACGTCACCGCCAAGCAATTCTAAATTACAGTTTCCGCCCAAACGCGCCTTGCAAAGATCGCAAATAGTACTGCGaaatagacgaagattaaGCACACCCGTGAAGCGAGCTAAGCGCATCGTACGCAAGACTCCGGAGAAATCAAAGCAGCTAAAAATAAAGCCGGAAGCTGATGAGCCAAATGCTCAAGATGTGGGCAATAAATTGGAGGAGACTCCGACGAGCAGCACAGATGAATCCAGAGCAGAGGAAAGCAAGGCGACAGAAATAGTTAATGAAGAGCAAATCCGCAAATCAGAAGCCATAAACACTGCAATTAAAGAGCAAACAAAAGATGAAACAATGCCAAATGAAGAAATGAAGAGCATAGCCAAAGAAACAATTGAAGAGAGTGACAAACTGAGAGAggaaaatgaaactgaaacagaatCTGGAACAAACCCAGAGCagaagatggagatggagcaAGCTGTGCAATTTGAGGAGTTGACTTCGTCCACGGAGCAAACTCAACCCGCAGTACCATCTCCCGAATGTGAAGTGGAAGTGAGTCTGGCAGCAAATGATGAGCAGCAAAAGTCCGAGCTGATTGTCAGCATACCTCTGGAGGCGCTTGATGATGAGCTGCAGCACAAGCTGTGCAATGCCGAGGCAGAGAAGGGGAGAGTAGAAGaggaaggagaaggagaagcagCAGTTGGCAAGGAGAACGGCGAGATCGATGATGTGAATAACAATGAGAATGTCGAGCATTTTTGCCGGAGTGCTACAGCAGATAGCTTCAATGCTGCTGTGGCACTCGagacaaaacaaattgaagcAGAACCCGatggaggaggtggaggaggagaaggagcagGAGGCGTGGATGATGATATGCCAACACTAGAACGTCTCGTGGAGCTGCAGGAAAAGAAAGTGGATGAAGAAATCGAACAGGTTGTGCTGTCAGTGCCACGCATAACGCACAGCTCGATGGACTTTTTGGCCGAGTTCGAGAAGCACTGCGAGAAGACGTTGAAGGAACatcagcagaagcagcaacagcagcagcaaccggcGCCATTGGAGCCACTGCAGCTGGAGGAGGCCAAGCAGCAGATGCAGGTTGAAATGAACGATGTGGAGAGCACGCTGCATGGCATACTCAACGAAATGCAGGATCAGCATCTCTACACGCCCGTCTGCACACCCATCGATGAGTTTCTCACACCCGCCGACTATGCGCCGCTGCCCGAGACGGAATCCGCGCCGCCAACACCTGCGAATGCCAGCGATCTCTATGAGCCAGCGAcggtgcaacaacagcaacaatcacagcagcagccacaagtGAAGGATGGCAATCTGTTTGATAGCAGCAACTTCAGCAACGAGCTGATTGGCTTCCAGAATGATATGCCCTGTTTTGAGAACATCGAGTCATCGCCTGAATCGATGGCCGCGCAGCAGAGTCTGCAGCTGGAGCTGACGCAGCTGCTCAACGATTTGCAACCGCCAACCGttatcaacagcagcagcagcaacaacagtccacaacaacaacatcagcagccacagctgcaaacgcaacagcaacagttgttgcCGCCTGCCCAGCTGGTGCCGCTAGAGACAACCAGCTATGATGCACTGTATCCTGCAGCGCCGGCAGCAACACCAGTCACCGCACCCATCTCTCCGCTCTCCGACAACTCAGCCAGCAAATTGCAACTGATACAAATGCAACCACAAGAGCCACTGTGGCAGGCACAAGCAGCCGCCgcagttgccgctgccgccgcccaCCAGACGACACATTTGCAATGGTCCACTGTGGGTGGGCTGGAGGCCATCAAGACGCTGCCCAGCAGCAATTTGgacaatacaacaacaacgtacTACATAAATGCCAGCGATCTCTATCAGCAGACAAACAATTTGACGAGCGACAGTTATGCGTTGCTCGACAACAATGAGAACTACATCttggagcaacagcagcagcagcagcaacaacagcagcagcaacaaccgaTTATGATACTCATTCAGCAGCCGGAGCTGCAGCCAGTGGCATCAGCGAGTAATCCGCAACAGGCGCCGTTGCACATCACGTATGCTTCGGCGCTGGGCAACGAGTTGCACGGCTATCAATCACCCCAACatcagcagccgcagcagcagcagcaaccacaccagcagcaacaacagcaatcgtcgccgccgccgccacagcggcaacaacagctgcagctgcagcaacaagtacaaaatgcaaatcaaacaGTATTAGGTTTACCACAACTTGTggcgccgccgccaccgcgaGGAAGGCCGCCAATGTTAAAGTGCCGCTTCTGTCAGAACGGACCGCGTTTCGCTAGCAGCTTGGAGTACAGTCGCCATATCATCGAACTGCATCCCGCCGTGGCACCCTTCAACTGTCCGCACTGCCCGCAATCGTTTGCCGGCCGCAGCAAACGCAACCAGCACATCCTCAGCCATCATGTGGTGCAGCAGTTCCATTGCGGCCAATGCTCACAAATGTTTCCCGCCCAGCGAGCCCTCGACCTGCATCTGCAGCGCTTTCACATGCCGCTTCTCGCCGACGCAGGCGGCGATGGTGTCCGGCTAGAGGAGGTGCAGCTGCAGATAGCCACCAAGGAGCAGCAGCCATCGCAAGCGTTGCAAACATCGCCACTACTGGCAG CGCTTGAACAgccgtcgccatcgccatcgcaaCCACGAAGGACGCGCATACTTTGCTGCCCCGATTGCGAAGACT GCACTGCATCTGTGAGCAGCCATCAACATCGCAAGGAGCAGCCTTACGAGGAACTGAGCAATCTTCAGACACCGCCCACAGTGCTGACTCCACCATCGACAATTGCGTCGCTGCCATCGCCACAACCAGTGTGCCCAACGTCGCACATAACGCTGCCCTCGCCGGAGCAATCGGAGCCGGACTCGACGACAGCGACGCTGCGGCACTTCCGCAAACGTTCGGTGCCCACAAGTGCAGTGTCAACgccaacgacgacaacagcgGCCACAACAATGCTGATGACTGCAGCATCGCCGTCGCCTtcgtcgtcgccatcgtcatccACCATGGAGAACAGCGCTTCGCTGCAGATGAGCAAACTGCGCGGCAGTCATCAGTGTCTGGTGTGCGACAAGCGATTCACCAACATCATTGCGCTGCGCAAGCATCAGCAGCTGGCTCACGACTCACAGACGACGATGCCGTGGGTCTGTGCGATCTGTAAGCGGGGATACCGGAAACGCACCGATATGGACAATCACATGAAGTCACATGAGCCGAAGGGACGTCCGTATGAGTGCAACAAGTGTTGGGTGAGATTCCCGGAGTTTAAGCAGCTGGCGATGCACAAGTTCACCGTCCATGAGCTGATCAAGCCGCATACGTGCGATGAGTGTGGTAAACAATTTGGTACGGAGAGCGCCTTGAAGACGCACATTAAATTTCATGGTG CTCATATGAACACACACTTGCCGCTGGGCGTATTTCTCAACGATAAAACTACAGCGCAGCTGCCCAACAAATTGGAGCATCCAGGCAACGAGGAATTGCTGCCACTGACGCCTCTGAGCAACGTCCACAGTGGCGGCAGCATCAGTGAAGATTGCCCCGGATCCGTGGAGATGGTCGAGAGCAGCATGGCCCAGTCGCTGGAGATGATTATCGATGCGCCATAA